The following coding sequences are from one Cenarchaeum symbiosum A window:
- a CDS encoding superfamily II helicase (COG1061) produces the protein MHPENRELERAITNMGIVKIQDVFLGKNCIDILHALGQETQLHALASLVLDRMSHAEMLRSKDMRSAIVMSMRQDDITRLAKRLGMDSAEDAYQSITRMSFRKNSESEQALFGFFGVPWIEHRPDEGPPDIELVKAERPLFEYQIGAVSRIKDILEHEGGRVLLHVPTGGGKTRIAMRVVADLLLENPSSLVIWLAYSEELCEQAIEEFKSAWRHTGNRDVSIYRLFGGHDTDVLGRECRSGLIVAGLSKVYRRARTNSMLLTTLADRASLVIIDEAHQAIAETYKLVLGYLVEKHDVNLVGLSATPGRTWNSPLEDRKLAEFFNEKKVTIETGTDPVSFLIKDGYLAKPNIEQIRHDGMLTNSDMERIAKSLEIPNDILDKLARDAKRNMLIIDKIKRLARDHRRIIVFAAGIRHARDISLVLHTMGHDASYVDSDTPKDVRNSLINHFREDTADTRIMCNFGVLTTGFDAPKTSAVLIARPTKSLILYSQMMGRAIRGPKMGGSKECDVVTVTDINLPGFNSIVDAFANWEDVWK, from the coding sequence ATGCATCCTGAAAACCGTGAACTAGAAAGAGCAATTACAAACATGGGCATAGTCAAGATACAAGACGTGTTTCTCGGCAAAAACTGCATAGACATCCTGCACGCACTAGGGCAAGAGACACAGCTGCACGCCCTGGCATCCCTCGTCTTGGACAGGATGTCGCATGCAGAGATGCTGCGCAGTAAGGATATGCGCAGTGCCATAGTTATGAGCATGAGGCAGGACGACATAACCAGGCTCGCAAAAAGACTGGGGATGGACAGTGCGGAGGACGCGTATCAGAGCATAACCCGCATGTCTTTTAGAAAGAATTCAGAGTCAGAGCAGGCTCTCTTTGGGTTCTTTGGCGTACCGTGGATCGAACACCGGCCGGACGAAGGCCCGCCGGATATTGAGCTGGTCAAGGCAGAACGGCCCCTGTTTGAGTATCAAATTGGCGCAGTCAGCAGAATCAAGGACATTCTGGAACATGAGGGAGGGCGCGTCCTCCTACATGTTCCAACGGGCGGGGGAAAAACTCGGATTGCGATGCGGGTTGTGGCCGACCTGCTTTTGGAAAACCCCTCATCGCTAGTAATCTGGCTTGCATACAGCGAGGAATTGTGCGAGCAGGCCATAGAAGAGTTCAAGTCGGCATGGAGGCACACCGGGAACAGAGATGTCAGTATTTACAGGCTGTTTGGGGGGCATGATACGGACGTACTTGGCCGCGAATGCAGGTCGGGCCTGATCGTTGCAGGCCTCTCCAAGGTGTACAGGCGGGCGCGGACCAACAGCATGCTGCTGACCACGCTGGCCGACAGGGCATCGCTGGTAATAATTGACGAGGCCCACCAGGCCATTGCAGAGACATACAAGCTTGTGCTTGGCTATCTGGTGGAAAAGCATGATGTCAACCTTGTCGGCCTTAGTGCCACCCCCGGCAGGACGTGGAACAGCCCCCTTGAAGATAGAAAGCTTGCAGAGTTTTTTAACGAAAAAAAAGTGACGATAGAGACAGGCACGGATCCCGTAAGCTTTTTGATAAAGGATGGATACCTGGCAAAGCCCAACATTGAGCAGATAAGGCATGACGGCATGCTGACGAATTCCGACATGGAAAGAATTGCAAAATCACTTGAAATACCCAACGACATACTTGACAAGCTGGCCCGCGATGCCAAGCGGAACATGCTGATAATTGACAAGATCAAGCGGCTTGCCAGAGACCACAGGCGCATCATAGTGTTTGCCGCCGGCATACGCCATGCCCGCGACATATCGCTAGTACTGCACACAATGGGGCACGATGCATCCTATGTAGATTCCGACACCCCAAAGGACGTGCGAAACTCCCTGATCAACCACTTTAGGGAGGACACTGCAGATACCAGGATAATGTGCAATTTCGGCGTGCTGACCACCGGTTTTGACGCGCCCAAGACATCGGCCGTTCTCATAGCCCGCCCCACTAAGTCCCTGATTCTTTACAGCCAGATGATGGGCAGGGCCATACGGGGCCCGAAGATGGGCGGTTCCAAGGAATGCGACGTGGTCACCGTGACAGATATAAACCTGCCAGGATTTAACAGCATAGTAGATGCATTTGCAAACTGGGAAGATGTGTGGAAATGA
- a CDS encoding 3'-phosphoadenosine 5'-phosphosulfate sulfotransferase (PAPS reductase)/FAD synthetase (COG0175): protein MVKQVCGISGGKDSSALAVYMRDKVPDMEYFFCDTGAELPETYAYLAKLEVVLGRKITKLNSTRSFDHYFEVFRGALPSPQMRWCTNLLKIKPLEDWLGDEEVISYVAIRADEKNRTGYVSTKPNIKTMFPFIDDGIDHAGVIKILDDAGINLPEYYKWRTRSGCYFCFFQRKAEWVGLADHHPELFKRAVAIEQKVLKDAGVAGDANFSAQGMKGSQYTWSQGETLTQLLDRRDDIMANHEKSLKKAKEKRKNVPLMDVLSDALDDDDDKTPCTVCHL, encoded by the coding sequence ATGGTAAAGCAGGTCTGCGGCATATCGGGCGGCAAGGACTCGAGTGCGCTTGCAGTATACATGCGCGACAAGGTGCCGGACATGGAATACTTTTTCTGCGATACAGGGGCCGAGCTGCCCGAGACATACGCATACTTGGCAAAGCTCGAGGTAGTGCTGGGCAGGAAGATAACCAAGCTCAACTCGACTAGGAGCTTTGACCATTATTTCGAGGTGTTCAGGGGAGCCCTGCCTTCCCCTCAGATGCGCTGGTGCACCAATCTGCTCAAGATAAAGCCGCTAGAAGACTGGCTCGGGGACGAGGAGGTAATATCATACGTGGCCATAAGGGCCGATGAAAAGAACCGTACCGGTTACGTCTCCACAAAGCCCAACATAAAGACCATGTTTCCGTTCATTGACGACGGCATAGACCACGCCGGCGTCATCAAGATACTTGATGATGCGGGGATAAACCTCCCGGAATACTACAAGTGGCGCACCCGCTCAGGCTGTTACTTTTGCTTCTTCCAGAGAAAGGCAGAGTGGGTAGGGCTGGCGGACCATCACCCCGAACTGTTCAAACGTGCGGTGGCCATAGAACAAAAGGTCCTCAAGGACGCAGGGGTCGCTGGCGATGCCAACTTTAGCGCGCAGGGCATGAAAGGAAGCCAGTATACCTGGTCGCAGGGCGAGACCCTGACCCAACTGCTAGACAGGAGAGACGACATAATGGCAAACCATGAAAAGAGCCTCAAAAAGGCAAAGGAGAAGAGAAAGAACGTCCCGTTGATGGACGTGCTATCCGACGCGCTTGACGATGACGACGACAAGACGCCATGCACCGTCTGCCATTTGTAA
- a CDS encoding conserved hypothetical protein (COG1479), with translation MGGILNGKTRYTIPDYQRRYIWPSESVEILYEDLVLDYDESGEGYLLGPIVTKQVSPRCKEIIDGQQRLISMTLLFCTLRDCVVEKHPPPPDGRATFEKFIKSINIAIQDDKGEPLIELNNRKAREIFKKICASSDWKQKKLKHRLFSNYFELFSSVEELCSKRFKESKTYGDGITAIRELFDRLKAYTYFISVMIQHDDYTFPVFQSLNSKGQPLHQSDLIKSHLLSIANKNGKKFYDEVIGKWDQITNLPEKESKKIDELLYHTALSRECEDKTSAKEIRKNDMYKSTKYIKTPNQINDYLENLEEDAEIYKKIANPAALKTTIDRYAHILYGADQIGARYFKRAIIATHRKKIDSDAVKLLDCLVKFFFVYRTICKKDIDLLKSIAHTVTCKINQKKDLGEILCSILINDKGRQNVGYDEFAKKIRERTDNLTNNVLKYILYSIEYKLQEPRPVKNTPNLELEHILPQKPDKKDWHNAPKPDEYKNDLGNVTLIKEKFNKDIKNHGFIRKRDDVKSGYKASKLEINRLYLNNYNTWDVKQIEERRENLCKKAEEIWDLSEYTKMAEAYKEKSKRG, from the coding sequence TTGGGTGGCATACTGAATGGAAAAACTCGCTATACCATACCCGATTATCAGAGAAGATATATTTGGCCATCCGAGAGCGTCGAAATTCTATACGAAGATCTGGTGCTAGATTATGATGAAAGCGGAGAAGGGTACCTACTAGGCCCAATTGTAACCAAACAAGTATCTCCTAGATGTAAGGAAATCATAGATGGCCAGCAGCGCTTGATTAGCATGACGCTTTTGTTCTGTACGCTACGGGATTGTGTGGTTGAAAAACATCCACCACCCCCTGACGGCAGAGCGACTTTTGAGAAGTTCATAAAATCTATTAACATTGCCATACAGGATGATAAAGGAGAACCCCTAATCGAATTAAACAATCGTAAAGCACGTGAGATTTTCAAGAAAATATGCGCTAGTTCAGACTGGAAACAAAAAAAACTTAAACACCGCCTGTTCTCGAACTATTTTGAGTTATTTAGCAGTGTGGAGGAGCTATGCAGTAAACGTTTTAAAGAAAGCAAAACGTATGGCGACGGAATAACCGCGATTAGAGAGTTGTTTGACAGGCTCAAGGCATACACCTATTTCATATCTGTTATGATACAGCATGATGATTACACATTTCCCGTCTTTCAATCCCTCAATTCAAAAGGACAACCATTACACCAGTCAGATCTAATCAAATCCCATTTGTTAAGCATAGCTAACAAAAATGGCAAAAAATTCTACGATGAAGTTATTGGCAAATGGGATCAGATAACCAATCTACCAGAGAAGGAAAGTAAAAAAATTGATGAATTGCTCTACCATACAGCACTATCCCGTGAGTGCGAGGATAAAACATCTGCCAAAGAAATCCGTAAGAATGACATGTACAAGAGCACTAAATACATAAAAACTCCTAATCAGATAAATGATTATCTAGAAAATCTAGAGGAAGATGCCGAAATTTATAAAAAAATAGCCAATCCAGCAGCATTAAAAACCACTATTGACAGATATGCCCATATTCTTTATGGAGCTGATCAAATTGGCGCTCGGTATTTTAAAAGAGCCATAATTGCTACACATAGAAAGAAAATAGATTCTGATGCTGTTAAACTGCTAGATTGCTTGGTCAAGTTCTTTTTTGTGTACAGGACGATTTGTAAGAAAGACATTGATCTATTGAAAAGCATTGCACATACTGTCACATGTAAAATCAACCAGAAAAAGGATCTGGGCGAAATATTATGCAGCATATTGATAAATGATAAAGGACGTCAGAATGTAGGGTACGATGAATTTGCCAAAAAAATAAGAGAGAGGACAGATAATCTTACAAACAATGTACTCAAATACATACTTTATTCGATCGAGTATAAGCTACAGGAGCCGCGTCCGGTAAAAAATACCCCCAATCTTGAATTGGAGCATATTCTTCCCCAAAAACCTGACAAAAAAGACTGGCACAATGCACCAAAACCAGATGAATATAAAAACGATCTAGGTAATGTCACGTTAATCAAAGAGAAATTTAACAAAGACATAAAAAATCATGGTTTTATCAGAAAACGTGACGATGTGAAATCTGGTTACAAAGCATCGAAGTTGGAAATTAACCGACTTTATCTTAATAATTACAATACGTGGGATGTGAAGCAGATAGAGGAACGCAGGGAGAATCTGTGCAAAAAAGCAGAGGAGATCTGGGATCTGTCGGAATATACCAAAATGGCCGAAGCGTACAAGGAAAAATCCAAACGCGGATGA
- a CDS encoding subtilisin-like serine protease (COG1404) has translation MRACPVARYGWAVDAHTGPLSVCLWRSAPKAQGVPPPPPPSKFHSAVLAGGIALGLHRRGRMIAISASLVFLSVLVAFSAGAPYSQAEEGHIQLVHRTIDGELAVSMVPVPVTSVETFEPPRQFQLEADPGAKISPALQRYAETGVHPMCGRDMDEQAELRFDIDCSVPGDFENRYTSVLIMLKQERRAVNYAEYNYDMETVYGLLREEGARRSEAVAAPTESVKEYLGSNNATGIEVYSAIGGVVAQVPGSLMPGIAALEWVESVDITEYLSPLLLDSTRRSTGINYLYDGGFGGNGTRIATIDSGLDIVDGSYDNVAFTADIAHDDLDDLDDDPNTDDPKVVYIRDVSFDGFDNPVYCAPHGTQVAGVAAGTGSIDSRFRGFAPYAELIVYTACFDDDIDTLAALIAIDDLINNTLEAPDEGADVLTLSFGGLGEGYGTGLDALFGDLAYDSGIAVTWAGANELPDARFFNDSADGHKMFTVGQTFEDGSNTDSSNYGVTLDGRIKPEIVVPVNPITLPTVGNTYAGGISGTSFATPAVAGAMATMIGLYKEQGLVLEPGHVYAMILSQADGTGRGNFTDIHMDDRRGAGVMGMDYGRMETRSGSHMFSSTGSVTIPLVDIPERTERITAALWWPEEALDTETFDGADHNEIHLNLRLNGAAEVSSTNPDSVLQRLVLEDPVAGSSGYDLVIDFVGGEAPPQQVFYSYTLFSEQDEFAVDYAALAPDGGSIRMGFSREVDPSSAGAAAFGVPGSSVTGTVVSGSEVLLSLSDPLPVDKPPEITLYGSVAPRNGDERLAISEVAGITDVGGVPLGTIFDIAHNSTHFFLTDNDNPTLHIFDDALDPVDLVDETSLGEAWSPTGVGVNGTHIVVASNLGRVHVLDPSGNPADSFDISGILTTTYDLALGPGIIVSDPTNGTVTVFEPDGSGYIAFGNDSQADPSDAGQFFIPLGVSSNGTHIFVADNFNFRIQVFDGSGTLRDILDGFTVPEWSFLFPRDVYVSGDIMLAVDDFGSAVISRQGDILQQFGRPTQGHVPDTLTSNGTHVFVSEFPVFDATSPVNRVRVYEYHTVQATGAPRVISVTAPAGTYGSGATIPITVTFSGAVDATGIPQLLLNIPGAAANYSSGTGTTDLVFEYAVLQNHSSPALNYSDVDSLVLNGGSITAEGSIVPAFLELPPPSAASSLGGSGVVIEAPGIMLVLVDSPMSSDGLRVSAPMSRSIDVSDSPTLSVMVSGMGMTSADTTETPLIDDGASLSLSLGPADTSAVADNAEVVLGGKPRAADAPGTVEIISLSVSMSAEEGPVLSEMVTGMGTIFLDFTEAPSLEDDAYTVPRVRSVSADSSAEKENGTVSITIVFSEPVNVTGFPLLRLDVGDDANYTTGSGTTNLTFSYTVDAGHNSGDLSYAGTGALDGNITASDDGAAANLLLPRPGSPSSLSGSSDVVIDTMAPGIVRILATGHNTLEATMSERLDAGTGRDNITLVTTGNGSGAANVTLVVPVAENNLLITTDHNLTSIQNITVRFANVADPAGNPLSPGEYSLSDNDKALIGGLPLNITDADNLLVIHEGMPGDLLIEDGTSGNMPLILYLGLTVENDTATLPPSVTILSGGSTVLLPANLNLTGFNGTLQIAIEESDRVPDVDGTPQDGAIEVGLPDADLELGSPVSISLGGQGGNTGYRINSADSTTPIDARCTADRAAGAVAQAESGGACSLDVGGNLTIWTYGLSAFGSYIPAPESRADPLPAPRPRGGGGGGGGGGAVVSGGITGQTASLGFASGGQDARESPSGIRIAPEGTLVITPEIESDVFAARVFSMEVILYGMGAQEDARVRYSAVPVLLNSEQCDGESHVEDRIFACDASSVISEGQAGYTLDASGRLSLEIPFEGEFSGTMSVMLQDNRGILLLSHERDVYELDAGQAAGPSLEASSADEPGDGPVVMQEPSPEEAVPQDPAAEASMDAEPEPEPLVPAEPDDAEPRVVPAEPGIPGDPPAVPAEPGPTDLLGMIVEWFASLFGR, from the coding sequence TTGCGTGCCTGTCCGGTTGCACGATATGGATGGGCAGTAGATGCACACACGGGACCGCTCAGCGTCTGCCTTTGGCGGTCCGCGCCAAAAGCGCAAGGCGTGCCCCCCCCCCCCCCCCCGAGTAAATTTCACTCGGCTGTTCTAGCAGGTGGCATAGCCTTGGGCCTGCACAGACGCGGCCGCATGATCGCCATTTCAGCATCCCTTGTATTCCTGTCCGTACTTGTGGCGTTCTCTGCAGGAGCGCCTTATTCCCAGGCAGAGGAGGGGCACATACAGCTGGTGCACCGCACGATAGACGGGGAGCTGGCCGTATCCATGGTACCAGTGCCGGTTACGTCCGTCGAGACATTCGAGCCGCCGCGGCAGTTCCAACTGGAGGCGGACCCCGGCGCAAAGATATCCCCCGCCCTTCAGAGGTATGCCGAGACCGGGGTACACCCCATGTGCGGCCGGGATATGGACGAGCAGGCGGAACTGCGCTTTGACATTGACTGCTCTGTGCCCGGCGACTTTGAGAACCGTTACACCTCCGTATTGATAATGCTCAAGCAGGAGCGGAGGGCGGTAAACTATGCGGAATATAACTACGACATGGAGACGGTATACGGGCTCTTGCGGGAGGAGGGCGCCAGAAGGTCCGAGGCGGTGGCTGCACCCACAGAATCCGTAAAGGAATACCTTGGGAGCAACAATGCGACTGGAATAGAGGTGTATTCTGCGATAGGGGGCGTGGTGGCACAGGTACCAGGCTCGCTCATGCCGGGGATAGCTGCATTGGAATGGGTGGAGAGCGTGGATATCACAGAGTACCTGTCCCCTCTCTTGCTGGACTCGACGCGAAGGTCGACGGGGATAAACTACCTGTATGATGGCGGCTTTGGGGGCAACGGAACCAGAATAGCCACTATCGACAGCGGTTTGGACATTGTAGACGGAAGCTACGACAATGTTGCCTTTACTGCCGATATAGCCCATGACGACCTTGATGACCTTGACGATGACCCCAACACAGATGATCCCAAGGTGGTGTACATTCGGGATGTGTCATTTGACGGCTTTGACAATCCCGTGTATTGCGCCCCTCATGGCACCCAGGTGGCCGGGGTAGCCGCCGGCACCGGCTCGATTGATTCGAGGTTCCGTGGCTTTGCCCCATATGCGGAGCTAATCGTATACACGGCCTGTTTTGACGACGATATTGACACCCTTGCCGCCCTGATCGCCATAGATGATCTGATTAACAACACCCTGGAGGCTCCGGATGAGGGAGCTGACGTACTTACCCTGTCCTTTGGCGGCTTGGGGGAGGGTTACGGCACCGGTTTAGATGCACTCTTCGGTGACTTGGCATATGACAGCGGCATTGCGGTTACTTGGGCGGGGGCCAACGAGCTGCCAGATGCCCGGTTCTTCAACGATTCAGCTGATGGCCACAAGATGTTTACAGTGGGCCAGACGTTCGAGGACGGTAGCAACACAGACTCTAGCAACTACGGTGTCACCCTTGATGGCAGGATAAAGCCCGAGATAGTGGTCCCGGTAAACCCGATAACACTTCCCACGGTGGGCAACACGTATGCTGGAGGCATATCCGGCACGAGCTTTGCAACCCCCGCGGTTGCGGGGGCCATGGCGACCATGATTGGGTTGTACAAAGAACAGGGCCTGGTGCTGGAGCCGGGTCATGTATACGCAATGATACTCAGTCAGGCCGACGGGACCGGAAGGGGGAACTTTACGGACATACACATGGATGACAGGCGGGGTGCGGGGGTCATGGGCATGGACTATGGCCGAATGGAGACGCGATCGGGCTCGCACATGTTCAGCTCCACGGGCAGTGTTACAATCCCCCTAGTCGACATACCGGAAAGAACAGAGAGGATAACTGCCGCGCTGTGGTGGCCAGAAGAAGCTCTGGATACGGAAACCTTTGACGGGGCCGACCATAATGAGATACACCTGAATCTGAGGCTCAACGGCGCAGCAGAGGTATCATCTACAAACCCGGACTCGGTACTGCAGAGGCTAGTGCTGGAGGACCCCGTGGCAGGCAGCTCTGGATATGACCTTGTAATCGATTTTGTCGGGGGCGAGGCTCCGCCACAACAGGTGTTCTACTCGTACACACTATTCTCAGAACAGGACGAGTTTGCCGTGGATTATGCAGCGCTCGCGCCTGACGGGGGGAGCATCAGGATGGGCTTTTCTCGGGAGGTGGACCCATCCTCGGCGGGTGCCGCGGCCTTCGGCGTGCCCGGCAGCAGCGTCACGGGAACTGTAGTGTCCGGAAGCGAGGTGCTCCTCTCGCTGTCCGACCCCCTGCCAGTGGACAAGCCGCCGGAGATAACCCTGTACGGGTCTGTTGCCCCTCGCAATGGCGACGAGCGGCTGGCAATATCGGAGGTGGCAGGCATAACGGATGTCGGCGGGGTGCCGCTTGGAACGATATTTGATATTGCACACAACTCGACCCATTTTTTCCTTACCGATAACGATAATCCCACACTGCACATATTTGACGACGCCCTGGATCCCGTGGATCTTGTCGATGAGACGTCTCTTGGGGAGGCATGGTCCCCCACCGGGGTGGGGGTCAACGGGACCCACATTGTAGTGGCAAGCAACTTGGGACGTGTACACGTACTGGATCCTAGTGGGAATCCAGCGGACAGCTTTGACATATCAGGAATCCTTACAACCACGTACGACTTGGCGCTGGGCCCCGGAATTATCGTATCCGATCCGACAAATGGTACTGTGACTGTATTTGAGCCCGACGGCAGCGGCTACATTGCCTTTGGTAATGACAGTCAAGCCGATCCCTCTGATGCCGGACAGTTCTTTATCCCTCTGGGCGTGTCATCCAACGGGACCCATATCTTCGTAGCCGACAACTTTAACTTCAGAATACAGGTGTTTGACGGCAGCGGGACCCTGCGGGATATACTTGACGGGTTCACGGTCCCGGAATGGAGTTTCTTATTTCCTCGGGACGTGTACGTATCTGGCGATATCATGCTGGCGGTGGACGATTTTGGTTCTGCGGTCATAAGCAGACAAGGCGACATACTGCAGCAATTTGGCAGGCCCACCCAGGGGCATGTACCCGATACTTTGACATCCAACGGAACCCATGTGTTTGTCTCAGAGTTTCCAGTTTTTGATGCAACATCCCCGGTAAACCGGGTCCGCGTGTACGAGTACCACACAGTACAGGCCACTGGCGCACCCCGTGTGATCTCCGTGACGGCGCCTGCGGGCACGTACGGGAGCGGCGCCACCATCCCAATCACTGTGACATTCTCCGGAGCAGTGGACGCCACCGGCATCCCACAGCTGCTCCTGAATATACCCGGGGCGGCCGCCAACTATTCCTCGGGCACGGGCACCACAGATCTCGTCTTTGAGTATGCCGTACTCCAGAATCACAGCTCGCCGGCGCTCAACTATTCCGACGTGGACTCGCTTGTGCTTAATGGCGGCTCTATAACGGCAGAGGGCTCAATAGTGCCGGCATTTCTGGAGCTGCCGCCCCCTTCGGCTGCATCATCGCTTGGCGGGTCAGGCGTGGTAATAGAGGCGCCGGGGATCATGCTAGTGCTCGTGGACTCGCCGATGTCATCAGACGGGCTGCGGGTCTCCGCCCCCATGTCCCGCAGCATAGATGTCTCCGATTCCCCCACCCTCTCTGTGATGGTATCTGGGATGGGAATGACTTCGGCAGATACAACGGAGACCCCACTCATTGACGACGGGGCCTCGTTGTCCTTGTCCCTTGGTCCTGCCGATACATCGGCAGTGGCCGACAATGCAGAGGTGGTACTCGGGGGCAAGCCGCGGGCGGCAGACGCACCCGGCACTGTCGAGATTATCTCCCTGTCGGTCTCTATGAGTGCGGAGGAGGGCCCTGTCTTGTCCGAGATGGTTACCGGCATGGGCACTATATTCCTGGACTTTACAGAGGCGCCCAGCCTGGAAGATGATGCGTACACTGTCCCGAGGGTGCGGTCTGTCTCTGCCGATTCTTCCGCTGAAAAAGAGAACGGGACAGTCTCCATAACCATCGTGTTTAGCGAGCCCGTAAACGTGACGGGATTCCCGCTGCTCAGGCTTGACGTGGGTGATGATGCCAATTATACAACGGGCTCGGGCACCACCAACCTGACTTTCAGCTATACGGTGGACGCGGGCCACAACTCGGGCGACCTATCCTATGCTGGAACAGGCGCGCTTGACGGCAACATAACGGCATCCGATGACGGGGCGGCGGCCAACCTTCTGCTGCCCCGTCCCGGCTCCCCGTCGTCTTTGTCTGGCAGCTCAGACGTGGTAATAGATACTATGGCCCCCGGGATAGTGCGCATCCTGGCCACTGGGCACAACACACTGGAGGCCACGATGAGCGAGCGGCTCGATGCGGGCACCGGCAGGGACAACATCACACTTGTAACAACCGGCAACGGCTCTGGCGCCGCCAACGTGACACTGGTGGTCCCGGTGGCAGAAAACAACCTGCTCATTACTACCGACCACAACCTCACATCGATACAGAACATCACTGTCCGGTTTGCGAACGTGGCAGACCCCGCGGGAAACCCGCTTTCCCCAGGCGAGTACAGCCTCTCCGATAACGACAAGGCTCTCATTGGCGGGCTGCCACTCAACATAACAGACGCCGACAACCTGCTGGTCATACACGAGGGGATGCCCGGGGACCTGCTCATCGAGGACGGCACATCCGGGAATATGCCGCTCATACTATACCTTGGGCTCACTGTGGAGAATGATACCGCCACGCTGCCCCCGTCGGTGACCATCCTGTCCGGAGGCTCCACCGTTTTGCTGCCGGCAAACCTGAACCTGACGGGGTTCAACGGCACACTGCAGATAGCCATCGAAGAATCAGACAGGGTGCCGGACGTGGACGGCACTCCCCAGGACGGCGCCATAGAGGTGGGACTGCCGGATGCGGACCTTGAGCTGGGCAGCCCTGTCAGTATTTCCCTGGGCGGGCAAGGGGGGAACACCGGATACCGCATAAACTCGGCTGATTCCACCACGCCCATAGACGCACGGTGCACCGCGGATAGAGCGGCAGGCGCTGTTGCACAGGCAGAGAGCGGCGGAGCCTGCTCGCTGGATGTAGGCGGGAACCTTACGATATGGACATACGGCCTCTCTGCATTTGGCTCGTACATACCCGCGCCCGAGTCCCGCGCAGATCCGCTGCCTGCGCCAAGGCCGCGCGGGGGCGGAGGAGGAGGCGGGGGCGGCGGAGCCGTCGTCTCCGGCGGCATCACTGGCCAGACCGCCTCGCTTGGGTTTGCATCCGGAGGGCAGGATGCAAGAGAATCCCCCTCGGGGATACGCATTGCGCCCGAGGGCACGCTCGTCATAACCCCGGAGATAGAATCCGACGTCTTTGCGGCAAGGGTATTTTCGATGGAGGTGATCCTGTACGGGATGGGCGCCCAAGAAGACGCCCGCGTCAGGTATTCGGCGGTCCCGGTGCTGCTCAACTCCGAGCAGTGCGACGGAGAATCGCATGTAGAGGACCGCATATTCGCATGCGATGCATCTTCTGTGATCTCGGAGGGGCAGGCCGGGTATACGCTTGATGCATCGGGCCGGCTGAGCCTCGAGATACCGTTTGAGGGCGAGTTTTCCGGTACCATGAGTGTCATGTTGCAGGACAACCGCGGCATACTGTTGCTCTCGCATGAGCGGGATGTATACGAGCTAGACGCGGGGCAGGCAGCGGGGCCATCCTTGGAGGCATCCAGTGCGGATGAGCCCGGCGACGGGCCCGTCGTAATGCAAGAGCCTTCGCCGGAGGAAGCCGTTCCACAGGATCCCGCCGCGGAGGCGTCCATGGATGCCGAGCCTGAACCAGAGCCTCTGGTGCCCGCAGAGCCTGATGATGCAGAGCCGCGCGTCGTACCTGCAGAGCCCGGAATACCCGGGGATCCCCCTGCAGTGCCCGCAGAACCGGGGCCTACCGACCTGCTTGGCATGATTGTCGAATGGTTTGCGTCACTGTTTGGCAGATGA